Genomic DNA from Pistricoccus aurantiacus:
GCGCGTTCGATCACCTTGCCCGTGACCCATTGCGCATTTTTCAGCGCTTCGCCGGTAGAGATTTCACCCGAAAGCGCCTGGGAGAACTGGGTGCCCACCGCCGTCGCCATAGCCGGGAATTCCGGGATCGCGACATACTGAATCCCGGAGTAGGGAACCTCCTCCACCGTCGGATGGGCAGTATCCGCCGACTCGATCGACGACAGCACCATCCCGGCAAACGGTGCGGCGTCGAGATAATCAGAATTCTCGTAAAGGGATTTGCGGGTGCCAGGCGGAACGTTCGCCCAACCCACCTTCTCGGCGACCGTTTCGGCGTATTGTCGTGAGGTGGCCCAGGCCACGAAGTTCTTGGCGGCTTCCAAATGCTCCGAGCCCTTGGATACTGCCAGTGCCCAAGCCCAAAGCCAGTTGCTCCGCTTGCCAAGGCCCCGATCCGGCGCTAGCGCGAACCCGACCTTGTCAGCGACAGTCGATGCTTCGGGATCGCTAATGGCCGATGCCGCGACCGTCGCATCGATCCAGATCGCACATTTGCCCTCCTGGAAGAGAGCGAGCATATCGGAATAGTCCTTCGAGGCAGCGTCCGGGGGTCCGAAGTCCGACATCAGCTTGACGTAGTCGTTGACCGTGCTGCCCCAGGCCTCGCTATCGAACTGGGGCTTCCAGTTCATGTCGAACCAGCGCGCGCCATAGGATACCGCCATGGCCGTGATCAGAGCGATGTTTTCGCCCCATCCCGGCTTGCCCCGCAGGCAGATGCCGTAAACGTCGTCGTTCTGTTCGCTGATCGTGGAGGCAGCCGTCCGAATGAAGTCCCAGGTGGGCGCGTCGGGCATTTCGAGGTCGGCATTCTCGAACAGGTCGGTCCGATACATCGTGAACGACGATTCACCGTAGAACGGCGCCGCGTAAAGCTCCCCGTCGAACGTCAGGGCATTCCTGATCGGCGACAGGAGATCGTCGATTTCGTAGTCGGCGGATAGGGTATCGAGAGGCGACAGCCATCCCCGTTCTGCCCAGATCGGTGCTTCGTAGAGACCGATCGTGACGATGTCAAACCGTCCGCCCCCGGTGGCGATATCGGTGACTACCCGTTGGCGCAGCATGTTCTCATCGAGAACCACCCACTCCAGCTCGATGTCCGGATTATCAGAAACGAAGCTGTCAGATAGCCTCTGCATCCGCTCCATATCAGGATTGTCGACCGTGGCAATGGTCAGCGTCGTCTGCGCACCGGCTGGAATTGCAACGACCAGCAGCAAGAAACTGGCGTCGATCAGGATTTTGCGTATCTTCACGACGCCCCCTATCCGCATCTCAGCGTGGTTTTGTCATAGTGCTTTTAGAGTGAAGTTGAGGGCAAGATGCCTGTCAATGTTTACGGCAGGCATAAGCAATGGAATGGAGTCCGCCCCGTCCTATACCGGCGCTAATGCGCCACACTGGAAATAAAAGGGCGGCTCTACCTGAATACCCCATGAAAATTACCCGAGTTGATATCGCTAACAGTGCCTTTCAAAACCTTGAAAACAGCCTCAGCCATTCCTAGATTTTTGGTATGGCTAAAAAGATCCTATTCGATGAGCCCTGGTCCATTATTGCTGTCACCACCGAAGCCGCGCGGCGGACGGCTCCAACCGCCACGCCCTGACAGGCATTCTGTTCGTTCTGCGCTTAGGCATCTTCTGGGAGATTTTGCCGCAGGAGCCGCCCGCACAACAGGCGCTGCCACTAGCCAACTGGTGCAGTCGACTTCTGAAAATTACGGAGGAGACGAAGTCCGAAAGTGGACTGTAACAATTACCGCCTGAAGGTCGTCGAGCGTGAGCGACCATCGAGACCAAGTTCGTGAAGTTGGCACTGAAGTGTCACAAGCTGCTTTTCTTGCATGCAATAAAAAAGAGGCAGGTCAGTAAGCTACTGACCAGCCTCTCTTAAATTTGGTAGCAGGGATCGCTGATGTTGAGACAAAGAGGGAACCGGTGACCTCGGGTTTATCGACCGCCCAAGCAAAACGACGCCTCAAAAGGCGCCGTTCTAAATTTGGTAGCGGGGACCGGATTTGAACCGATGACCTTCGGGTTATGAGCCCGACGAGCTACCAGACTGCTCCACCCCGCATCAACGTGGGCGTATACTACCAGTTTCATTGGCGTTGTCAATGCCCCCTTTCACTTGTTGGAGCGATTTCCATGCCGTTTACCGCGAATTTTCTTGATGGCGACGCTTTCGATCACGCCCTTGGCAAGATCGTCTGTGTCGGCCGCAACTACGCGGACCATGCCCGGGAACTGAACAATCCGGTGCCGAGCGAGCCGCTGCTGTTCATCAAACCCGCCACCGCGGCGGTGCCCCTCGATCAGCCGATCGACGTTGCCGGGCGCGGCGAGGTGCATTTCGAAACCGAGCTTGCGCTGCTGATCGGTGGGACGCTGACGGCGGCGTCGCCTCAGCAAGCGGAACAGGCGGTGGCAGGAATAGGGCTGGCCCTGGATCTGACCCTGCGGGCGGTCCAGTCGCGGCTCAAGGAAAAGGGTCAGCCCTGGGAAATCGCCAAGGGTTTCGACGGCGCCTGCCCGCTGTCGTCTTTTATTCGACTCAATGAGATACCCGACTGGAAGGCATTGAGCTTTTCCCTGGATATCGACGGCGAGCGGCGCCAGCAGGGCAGCCCCAAGGACATGCTGTTTCCGATCCCGACACTGCTGGCGGAAATGAGCCGTCATTTCACCCTTGAACCCGGGGATGTGGTACTGACCGGCACCCCCGCTGGGGTGGGGCCGCTGATGCCGGGCAGCGAGCTGCATTTTTCCCTGAGCGCAGGGCTGGAGCTGACCACCGTCGTGGCACCCTAGGGCGCAGCCTGTGCTACGTTGACGAGACAGCCATCAAGGACGCCGCCATGCCTCGCCAGACTCATCCGCTGCTTTCCCACCGTCCTTTTACCGAGAAGGGCAAGGTTGTCTCCGCTCGTGAGGCGGTAAATCTGATCCGCGACGGCGATGCCCTGGCTACCGGTGGCTTTGTCGGCATCGGTTTCGCCGAGCACCTGGCAGTGGCCTTGGAGCAGCGCTTTCTCAAGACCGGCCAGCCCCGGGACCTGACCCTGATGTACGCCGCCGGTCAAGGAGATGGCAAGAGTCGGGGGCTCAACCACCTGGGCCACGAGGGGCTGGTCGCCAAGGTGATCGGCGGCCACTGGGGACTGGTGCCGAAGCTGCAGAAGCTCGCCGTCGAGGGTCGCATTCAGGCCTGGAACTTGCCCCAGGGGGTGATCTCGCACCTGTTTCGCGATATCGCCGCCGGCAAGCCCGGCACCCTCAGCCGGGTGGGACTCGGTACCTTCGTCGATCCTCGCCTGGATGGCGGCCGGATCAATGACGCGACCCGGGAGGAGATCGTCAGGCTCCTGCCCATCGACGGCGAGGAGTACCTGTTCT
This window encodes:
- a CDS encoding ABC transporter substrate-binding protein — protein: MKIRKILIDASFLLLVVAIPAGAQTTLTIATVDNPDMERMQRLSDSFVSDNPDIELEWVVLDENMLRQRVVTDIATGGGRFDIVTIGLYEAPIWAERGWLSPLDTLSADYEIDDLLSPIRNALTFDGELYAAPFYGESSFTMYRTDLFENADLEMPDAPTWDFIRTAASTISEQNDDVYGICLRGKPGWGENIALITAMAVSYGARWFDMNWKPQFDSEAWGSTVNDYVKLMSDFGPPDAASKDYSDMLALFQEGKCAIWIDATVAASAISDPEASTVADKVGFALAPDRGLGKRSNWLWAWALAVSKGSEHLEAAKNFVAWATSRQYAETVAEKVGWANVPPGTRKSLYENSDYLDAAPFAGMVLSSIESADTAHPTVEEVPYSGIQYVAIPEFPAMATAVGTQFSQALSGEISTGEALKNAQWVTGKVIERARFITDK
- a CDS encoding fumarylacetoacetate hydrolase family protein — encoded protein: MPFTANFLDGDAFDHALGKIVCVGRNYADHARELNNPVPSEPLLFIKPATAAVPLDQPIDVAGRGEVHFETELALLIGGTLTAASPQQAEQAVAGIGLALDLTLRAVQSRLKEKGQPWEIAKGFDGACPLSSFIRLNEIPDWKALSFSLDIDGERRQQGSPKDMLFPIPTLLAEMSRHFTLEPGDVVLTGTPAGVGPLMPGSELHFSLSAGLELTTVVAP